One Maribacter dokdonensis DSW-8 genomic region harbors:
- a CDS encoding DUF4252 domain-containing protein, which yields MKKVAVVFLMAILPALGFSQSVFDKYENMDNVGSVIVNKGMIDLVSKFGNLSDDKEAQEFMEIASGLKNVKVFMTEDASVSADMSSTVKKYLKSSKLEELMRVKDKDVNVKFYIKDGKKKDHVSELLMFVSGLENVDVGHNGRKLETVLVSLTGDIDLNKIGTLTSKMDLPKDLNKASGK from the coding sequence ATGAAAAAAGTAGCAGTAGTATTTTTAATGGCAATTTTACCCGCGTTGGGTTTTTCACAATCCGTATTCGATAAATATGAAAATATGGATAACGTAGGGTCCGTAATAGTAAATAAAGGTATGATAGACCTTGTATCTAAATTTGGAAATCTTAGTGATGACAAAGAGGCTCAAGAGTTTATGGAAATAGCCAGCGGATTAAAAAATGTGAAGGTCTTTATGACTGAAGATGCAAGCGTATCTGCAGACATGTCATCTACGGTAAAGAAGTACCTGAAATCTTCTAAACTAGAAGAATTAATGCGAGTCAAGGATAAAGATGTAAATGTAAAGTTCTATATAAAAGACGGCAAAAAGAAAGACCATGTATCGGAATTGTTAATGTTCGTTAGTGGTTTGGAGAATGTAGATGTTGGTCATAATGGCAGAAAACTTGAAACCGTACTTGTAAGTCTCACAGGAGATATAGATTTAAATAAAATAGGAACATTGACCAGTAAAATGGACCTGCCAAAGGATTTGAACAAAGCATCTGGAAAGTAA
- a CDS encoding DUF4252 domain-containing protein — MKKILVLTLLVLAPVIINAQDIFEKYEDNDKVTFVAMQPKMFQMLGKMSVSSDDPEAKEFFELVNSITSFKVITTEDAAISKDVDSWVTNRLKSSSFEELMRVRDGSSNVKFYVKEGKDSDHVKELLMFVTGLKDMDIDVNGKKLETVLLSLTGDINLRSVSKLTDKMDLPGGDQLGKAAKNGN, encoded by the coding sequence ATGAAAAAGATACTAGTATTAACACTGTTGGTGTTAGCCCCGGTAATAATTAACGCTCAAGATATTTTTGAAAAATATGAGGATAATGATAAGGTAACCTTTGTTGCCATGCAGCCCAAAATGTTTCAAATGTTGGGTAAAATGAGTGTAAGTTCAGACGACCCGGAGGCAAAGGAATTTTTTGAGTTAGTAAATTCCATAACCAGTTTTAAGGTAATTACAACTGAAGATGCGGCAATTTCCAAAGACGTGGATAGTTGGGTAACCAATAGACTTAAGAGCTCTTCTTTTGAAGAGTTGATGAGAGTACGTGACGGTAGCTCTAATGTAAAGTTTTATGTAAAGGAAGGTAAGGACAGTGATCACGTTAAAGAACTATTGATGTTCGTAACAGGGTTAAAAGACATGGATATAGATGTAAATGGTAAGAAATTGGAAACAGTCCTGTTATCCTTGACCGGAGATATCAATTTAAGATCAGTATCAAAGTTGACCGATAAAATGGATTTGCCGGGTGGTGACCAATTGGGTAAAGCAGCTAAAAACGGAAATTAA
- a CDS encoding RNA polymerase sigma factor, whose protein sequence is MKQTEFLNIVLPFKDKLFRMAKRLLVSTEEAEDATQEILIKLWSKKNKMESYNNVEAFAMTMTKNFCLDRLKSKQAGNLKLVHSNYTDASTSLQSELEAKDSIDWVERIMAELPEQQKMVLQLRDVEQYEYEEIEKLLDMKPTAIRVALSRARKTVREKLMEKHNYGIA, encoded by the coding sequence ATGAAACAAACGGAGTTTTTAAATATTGTATTACCATTTAAGGATAAGTTGTTCCGTATGGCCAAAAGGTTGTTGGTGTCTACAGAAGAGGCAGAAGATGCAACTCAAGAGATACTGATAAAGCTTTGGTCAAAAAAGAATAAAATGGAAAGTTATAATAATGTAGAGGCATTTGCCATGACCATGACCAAGAACTTTTGCTTAGATCGTTTAAAATCTAAACAAGCGGGAAATTTAAAATTGGTACATAGTAATTATACCGATGCCAGTACATCTTTGCAGAGCGAATTAGAGGCAAAAGATAGTATTGATTGGGTTGAGAGAATTATGGCAGAATTACCTGAGCAGCAGAAAATGGTATTACAATTACGGGATGTAGAACAATATGAATATGAAGAAATAGAAAAATTATTGGATATGAAACCTACGGCCATACGGGTAGCTTTGTCCAGAGCAAGAAAAACCGTAAGGGAAAAATTAATGGAAAAGCATAATTATGGAATTGCATAA
- a CDS encoding S41 family peptidase — protein MKKFFLSLLCLGLITMSCSNDDNDPVVEEEEIENPEEEEETVEVDIEVQNFFWQTLNLYYFWQGDVPDLADDRFDTQTAYEEYLAENDDPVALLENKLLFSEDRFTFYSDDYTELVNSSAGISKSNGLQFGLGLISGTEDVFGFVEYIVKDSDASGKDIKRGDLFIGVDGQTLNLDNYIELLFGNNDTYTLNMADIVDGGISPSDKKVTLTKTEGLIENPIHVNTVITSGDKKIGYLMYNQFVSGSEDNLNSVFADFIAQGVNELVLDLRYNPGGRGSTAAVLASLIKGTNTNDLLFKTIYNAKLQAEFDSSLTDNYFVSTTGTADGNSDAALNTLNLNKVYIIATEASASASELVMVGLEPYIDVVHIGGTTVGKNQGSVLFVDDPEGGNVYDPERVDNINPNVQWGLQPIISRVENSAGFSDYVDGLIPDIELSEDVTNLGVLGDANEPLLARAIQEINGNGAKRNFDVILPANVVSSSKLYNPRNTTLLLNNSVPVAKIPVSEKK, from the coding sequence ATGAAAAAATTTTTCTTGTCCCTCCTTTGTCTAGGTCTTATTACAATGTCATGTAGTAATGATGATAACGACCCCGTAGTTGAAGAAGAAGAAATTGAAAATCCTGAAGAGGAAGAAGAAACGGTAGAAGTTGACATTGAAGTCCAAAACTTTTTTTGGCAAACACTGAACCTTTATTATTTCTGGCAAGGAGATGTACCAGATTTAGCAGATGATCGATTTGATACACAGACCGCTTACGAAGAATATCTTGCAGAAAATGATGATCCGGTTGCTTTATTAGAAAACAAATTGTTGTTTTCCGAAGATAGGTTTACCTTTTATAGCGATGATTATACTGAATTGGTAAACAGTTCTGCAGGTATTTCTAAAAGTAACGGTCTACAATTTGGTTTAGGTCTTATCTCTGGTACCGAAGACGTATTTGGTTTTGTAGAGTACATTGTAAAGGATTCTGATGCATCGGGCAAAGACATTAAAAGAGGCGATTTATTTATAGGGGTTGATGGTCAAACATTAAACCTTGATAATTATATAGAATTACTTTTTGGGAATAATGACACCTACACACTTAACATGGCTGATATTGTTGATGGTGGCATAAGCCCTAGTGATAAAAAAGTAACCCTAACCAAAACTGAAGGATTAATTGAAAATCCTATCCATGTAAATACCGTTATTACATCTGGAGACAAAAAAATTGGATACTTAATGTACAACCAATTCGTATCTGGATCTGAAGATAACCTTAATTCAGTTTTTGCGGATTTCATAGCACAAGGTGTAAATGAACTGGTATTGGATTTACGTTATAACCCAGGTGGTAGAGGATCTACTGCCGCTGTTTTAGCCAGTTTAATCAAAGGCACCAACACCAACGACCTTTTATTTAAAACAATATATAATGCGAAATTACAAGCAGAATTTGATAGTAGTTTAACGGATAATTATTTTGTTAGCACCACCGGTACTGCTGATGGTAATTCAGATGCGGCACTGAATACATTAAATTTAAATAAAGTGTATATCATAGCTACAGAAGCTTCTGCATCTGCTAGTGAATTAGTGATGGTTGGTTTGGAACCTTATATTGATGTAGTACATATAGGTGGTACTACCGTTGGTAAAAACCAAGGCTCTGTACTATTTGTGGATGATCCAGAAGGTGGTAATGTCTATGACCCTGAAAGAGTTGACAATATTAATCCTAATGTTCAGTGGGGACTACAGCCAATAATAAGTAGGGTTGAAAATAGTGCTGGCTTTTCGGACTATGTGGATGGATTAATTCCTGATATTGAACTTTCAGAAGATGTTACCAACTTAGGAGTTTTGGGTGATGCAAATGAACCTCTATTGGCAAGAGCCATACAGGAAATCAACGGTAATGGAGCTAAAAGAAATTTTGATGTGATTTTACCAGCCAATGTTGTTTCTAGTTCAAAACTATATAACCCGAGAAATACAACACTATTATTGAACAACAGCGTTCCTGTTGCTAAAATACCTGTATCTGAAAAGAAATAA
- a CDS encoding S41 family peptidase, producing the protein MKKIIIVFAAVLAFSCSKDDDLSLPNTVDPDGSANVEVQDFMWKAMNFWYFWQANVDDLADDRFENTEEGRAAYTAFLDSEDDPASFFENKLQYIEDRFSFFNEDYRELTNSLAGISKSNGLEFGLVQFQDSDEIFGFVRYIIPNSNATSANIQRGDLFTGVDGQTLTIDNYIGLLFGDNDTYTLNMADFENGNIVPNEEEVTLTKEEGLAENPVFLSKSFTIAGENIGYIMYNQFTNEYDDDLYAAVQDLKSAGITNLVMDLRYNPGGSVNTTRLLASMIYGTNTSDIFLRKRYNDKLQEQFNDSQLEVYFADKINGETINSLGFNKLYVITSASSASASELLINSLEPYIDVIQIGDVTRGKNEFSTTLVDDRENSYLYTPSRVNNINPDNQWAIQPLIGRNENADGFYDFTSGLQPDYELKEDYSNLGIIGEENEPLLAKAIEVITGTTGKRDFTVKYPINIISSSKENSMMSDKMVDDTVYDLEF; encoded by the coding sequence ATGAAGAAGATAATAATAGTGTTTGCTGCCGTACTAGCATTTTCATGCTCAAAAGATGATGATCTTTCATTACCCAATACGGTAGACCCAGATGGCTCTGCAAATGTAGAAGTACAGGATTTCATGTGGAAGGCCATGAACTTTTGGTATTTCTGGCAAGCTAACGTAGATGACTTAGCAGATGATCGTTTTGAAAATACGGAAGAAGGTAGAGCTGCCTATACCGCATTTTTAGATTCTGAAGATGACCCTGCATCATTTTTCGAGAATAAACTACAATATATAGAAGACAGATTTAGCTTTTTTAATGAAGATTATCGTGAGCTTACAAATTCGTTGGCAGGTATTTCTAAAAGTAACGGCCTGGAGTTTGGTCTTGTCCAATTTCAAGATAGCGATGAAATTTTTGGATTTGTTCGCTACATTATTCCCAATTCCAATGCAACCTCTGCCAATATTCAACGTGGAGATCTGTTTACCGGAGTTGATGGCCAAACATTGACCATTGACAACTACATTGGTCTGCTTTTTGGCGATAATGATACGTATACCTTGAACATGGCAGACTTTGAGAATGGTAATATTGTTCCCAACGAAGAAGAGGTAACCTTAACAAAAGAAGAAGGTCTGGCTGAAAACCCTGTTTTTCTTTCCAAATCTTTTACCATTGCCGGGGAAAACATTGGCTATATCATGTACAACCAATTTACCAATGAATATGATGACGACCTGTACGCTGCAGTTCAAGATTTGAAATCTGCCGGTATTACCAATCTAGTTATGGATTTACGCTACAACCCAGGTGGATCTGTAAATACTACAAGATTATTAGCCAGTATGATTTACGGCACCAACACATCCGATATTTTTCTTAGAAAGAGATACAACGATAAACTACAAGAACAATTTAACGATAGTCAGTTAGAGGTATATTTTGCCGATAAGATTAATGGGGAGACCATTAATTCTTTAGGCTTTAACAAATTATATGTTATTACGTCTGCTAGTTCTGCTTCTGCCAGTGAATTATTGATCAATAGCTTGGAGCCTTATATAGATGTTATTCAAATTGGTGATGTTACCAGAGGTAAAAATGAATTTTCCACCACATTGGTAGATGATAGGGAAAACTCATATTTATACACACCTTCAAGAGTCAACAATATCAATCCAGACAATCAATGGGCAATACAACCCTTAATTGGCAGGAATGAAAATGCCGATGGTTTTTATGATTTTACAAGCGGTTTACAACCAGATTATGAGTTGAAAGAAGATTATAGCAACCTTGGTATTATTGGGGAAGAAAACGAACCTTTATTGGCAAAAGCCATTGAGGTAATTACCGGTACTACCGGTAAACGCGACTTTACGGTTAAATACCCCATCAATATTATTAGCAGTTCTAAAGAAAATAGTATGATGAGCGATAAGATGGTGGATGATACCGTTTATGATTTGGAGTTCTAA
- a CDS encoding DUF5074 domain-containing protein: MKLKHFMLTAAFASFILTSCSDDDDMPTPGTIGIATTEDSYDEGEGTVGITISTTSVNAMDVTINYEVTGTATEGEDYQSLSGSVILPAGETSVQESLILIDDTEVESSEEVIFTITSTSNEEDIVGANSSLIVTITDNDSYPFENGILVSHEGNFMQGNASISFVSDDLATVENDIFKTVNDADALGDNAQSMSFYENMAYIVMNGSQKIEVVNRYTFESVATIGGPSETDFLNPRYMAIANGKGYVTNWGDGSNPDDDYVAVIDLETNTVESTISVAEGPEKIIVKDNTVYVALQGGFNQNSGVTVIDATTNTVTTTITVGDRPNSMQLDASGNLWVLSSGNPSWTGNETAGQIDYINTTDNTVTTTMNYAVTEHPGNLEIDGATLYYYSGGSVYAMDTTASILPTTAVIEGLNFYDMAVIDGKLYGVDAKDFVSNGSLEVYDLSDNTLLASKTVSIIPGGIYFNETAAR; encoded by the coding sequence ATGAAATTGAAACACTTTATGTTAACAGCGGCTTTCGCCTCATTTATACTTACATCTTGTAGTGATGATGATGATATGCCAACACCGGGAACAATAGGAATAGCTACAACAGAAGATAGTTATGATGAGGGAGAAGGAACAGTAGGAATAACCATCAGTACTACAAGCGTAAATGCTATGGATGTAACCATTAATTATGAAGTAACAGGAACAGCCACTGAAGGGGAGGACTATCAATCTTTATCAGGGTCGGTGATTTTACCGGCAGGGGAAACATCAGTACAAGAAAGTTTAATTTTAATTGATGATACGGAGGTTGAATCTTCTGAAGAGGTAATTTTTACTATTACATCTACTAGTAATGAAGAGGATATTGTGGGAGCTAATAGTTCTTTAATAGTAACAATTACGGATAATGATTCTTACCCATTTGAAAATGGGATATTGGTTTCTCATGAAGGAAATTTTATGCAAGGAAATGCTTCTATTTCTTTTGTTTCGGATGATTTAGCCACTGTGGAAAACGATATTTTTAAAACAGTAAATGATGCAGATGCATTAGGGGACAATGCACAGAGTATGTCTTTTTACGAAAATATGGCTTATATAGTAATGAATGGTTCCCAGAAGATAGAAGTTGTAAATCGTTATACTTTTGAGTCTGTTGCCACAATTGGAGGGCCAAGCGAGACAGATTTTTTAAACCCTCGTTATATGGCAATAGCTAATGGTAAAGGATATGTTACAAATTGGGGAGACGGTTCTAATCCTGATGATGATTATGTTGCTGTAATCGACTTAGAAACAAATACCGTAGAATCTACTATTTCAGTTGCGGAAGGGCCAGAGAAAATTATTGTGAAGGATAATACCGTTTATGTAGCGCTCCAAGGAGGGTTTAATCAAAATAGCGGGGTTACTGTAATTGATGCTACCACCAATACGGTTACTACGACCATTACAGTAGGAGATCGCCCTAATTCAATGCAATTAGATGCTAGTGGAAATCTTTGGGTATTATCAAGTGGAAATCCATCTTGGACCGGAAATGAGACTGCCGGACAAATAGATTATATTAATACTACGGATAATACGGTTACAACAACGATGAATTATGCAGTTACGGAACATCCAGGTAATTTAGAAATTGATGGAGCTACTCTTTATTATTATTCTGGAGGGTCTGTGTATGCTATGGATACTACAGCAAGTATATTGCCAACAACTGCGGTAATTGAAGGTCTTAATTTTTATGATATGGCTGTTATTGATGGTAAACTTTATGGGGTAGATGCCAAAGATTTTGTCAGCAATGGCTCTTTAGAGGTTTATGATTTATCAGATAATACCTTATTGGCTTCTAAAACAGTTTCTATTATTCCAGGAGGTATATATTTTAACGAAACAGCAGCAAGATAA
- a CDS encoding TonB-dependent receptor plug domain-containing protein: protein MKKLISIVLVFCATVGYAQRDSILNLDEVVVSDSRVKQYAEGYKVTVLQDSMIQRTNGSLTSLLAFNSNIYFKENGFGMVSSPAFRGTNASHTAVIWNGININSQLNGQVDFNTINPFNYNSISIRSGGGSVQYGSGAIGGSIHLNSDLLFKEHFDNQVSIGYGSYKTKKINFNQSYGSRSMSYSLGVNYNASDNNYKYLNTGEENKNGEFNNLNLNWNIGYVLSENQILKLYHQTFISDRNLSGNLVVLGRSKYKDNQYRTQLEWGSYGPKAISKIKLAYLQEEYKYFENKDAAIYSFGKVSNFLARYSLNYKLSKFFRLNSFLEYNNYKGAGDSFGSPERDDFSATALLKHIISSTIAYNLSVRQDFSSDFSSPLVFSFDGSYSLTDNYQVKINASKNFRTPTFNDLYWQPGGNLELVPEKSYQLDFGNVLNIGAVSMQYNGYYISTKDMIKWLPNNEGVWSPINIDDVEIYGAEAKIEANYSLGKNQELGIKTNYAYTVSEDKSTNEQLIYVPFHTANGSLEYRIADLNLFYQHLYNGSVSIVGGELKEYQVANLGVTYTADILKKDLKYTIGVTVNNVFNTYYENVALRPMPNRNIQTQLILNF, encoded by the coding sequence ATGAAAAAGTTAATTTCAATAGTACTAGTGTTTTGTGCTACAGTTGGGTATGCACAACGAGATTCCATTTTAAACTTGGATGAAGTTGTGGTGTCCGATAGTAGAGTTAAGCAGTACGCTGAGGGGTATAAAGTAACTGTATTACAAGATAGTATGATACAACGTACTAACGGATCTCTTACCTCGTTACTGGCATTTAATTCTAACATTTATTTTAAAGAGAATGGATTTGGTATGGTTTCTTCCCCTGCCTTTAGAGGAACCAATGCGTCTCATACCGCAGTTATATGGAATGGTATAAATATAAACTCACAGTTAAACGGACAAGTAGATTTTAATACCATAAACCCATTTAACTACAATTCTATTAGCATTCGTAGTGGCGGTGGAAGCGTGCAGTATGGTTCAGGAGCTATAGGCGGTAGTATTCATTTAAATAGCGATTTATTATTTAAAGAGCACTTTGATAATCAAGTTTCTATTGGTTATGGAAGTTATAAAACAAAAAAAATAAATTTTAATCAGAGTTATGGTAGCCGATCAATGTCCTACAGTTTAGGGGTTAATTATAATGCATCGGATAATAACTATAAGTATTTAAACACCGGTGAGGAGAATAAGAATGGCGAGTTTAATAATCTAAATTTAAATTGGAATATAGGTTATGTTCTTTCTGAAAATCAGATACTGAAGTTATACCATCAAACTTTTATTAGTGATAGAAATTTGTCGGGAAACTTGGTGGTTTTAGGTAGAAGTAAGTATAAAGATAACCAGTATAGAACTCAGTTAGAGTGGGGGAGTTATGGACCAAAAGCGATATCTAAAATAAAACTAGCCTACTTGCAAGAAGAGTATAAATATTTTGAGAATAAAGATGCGGCTATTTACTCCTTTGGGAAGGTGTCTAATTTTTTAGCAAGATATTCTCTGAATTATAAGCTTTCCAAATTTTTTAGACTTAACTCTTTTTTGGAATATAATAACTATAAAGGCGCGGGGGATAGTTTTGGAAGTCCAGAAAGGGATGATTTTTCTGCGACGGCCCTATTAAAACATATTATTTCATCTACAATAGCCTACAATTTGAGTGTTAGGCAAGACTTTTCTTCAGATTTCTCAAGCCCTTTGGTTTTTTCGTTCGATGGTAGTTATAGTCTTACGGACAATTACCAGGTAAAGATAAATGCATCAAAAAATTTTAGGACTCCCACCTTCAATGATTTGTATTGGCAACCAGGTGGAAATTTAGAGCTTGTTCCTGAAAAATCATACCAGTTAGATTTTGGGAATGTTTTAAATATTGGGGCTGTCTCTATGCAATATAACGGGTATTATATTTCAACAAAAGACATGATTAAATGGTTGCCCAATAATGAAGGGGTTTGGTCTCCTATAAATATAGACGATGTTGAAATTTACGGAGCCGAGGCAAAAATAGAAGCAAATTATTCTTTAGGTAAGAACCAAGAGCTAGGGATTAAGACAAATTATGCCTATACCGTCTCAGAAGATAAGAGTACTAATGAACAGTTAATTTATGTGCCATTCCATACGGCAAACGGTTCATTAGAATATAGAATAGCGGACTTAAATTTGTTTTATCAGCATTTGTATAATGGTTCTGTATCTATTGTTGGAGGGGAATTGAAAGAATATCAAGTAGCAAATCTTGGGGTAACTTATACGGCGGATATATTGAAAAAAGATTTAAAATATACCATAGGAGTTACTGTTAACAATGTGTTTAATACATATTACGAAAACGTAGCATTACGTCCTATGCCCAACAGAAATATACAAACACAATTAATATTAAATTTTTAA